A genomic window from Deltaproteobacteria bacterium includes:
- a CDS encoding TetR/AcrR family transcriptional regulator — MSGEGAEHGKKTLRDERCTQLLEAARRVFAQKGYHAATVDDVTRAAGVAKGTFYLYFGEKRAAFYELIRQFFELVTDVGRSVSRDVATKSEYFARVEQAASSLAKLFRENRDLVRLVYRESMGMDDQLEAMVRDFYRRMAAVEADNVRLGIELGLLRDDLNPLLVAYAHIGIVERVLLQSIFDRSFPEISDLVHQLITLSYDGVRRREGEQLAPRERDAVAR; from the coding sequence ATGTCCGGCGAGGGCGCGGAGCACGGGAAGAAGACTCTACGCGACGAGAGGTGCACGCAGCTCCTCGAGGCCGCACGCCGCGTCTTTGCGCAGAAGGGCTACCACGCGGCGACGGTGGACGACGTCACGCGCGCCGCGGGAGTCGCCAAGGGGACCTTCTACCTCTACTTCGGCGAGAAGCGCGCCGCCTTCTACGAGCTGATCCGGCAGTTCTTCGAGCTCGTGACCGACGTCGGGCGGTCGGTCTCGCGCGACGTCGCGACCAAGAGCGAGTACTTCGCGCGGGTCGAGCAGGCGGCGAGCTCGCTGGCCAAGCTCTTTCGCGAGAACCGGGACCTCGTGCGGCTGGTTTACCGCGAGTCCATGGGCATGGACGATCAGCTCGAGGCGATGGTGCGCGACTTCTACCGGCGCATGGCCGCGGTCGAGGCGGATAACGTGCGTCTCGGCATCGAGCTCGGCCTGTTGCGCGACGACCTCAATCCCTTGCTCGTCGCGTACGCGCATATCGGCATCGTGGAGCGCGTGCTGCTGCAGTCGATCTTCGACCGCAGCTTCCCCGAGATCTCCGACCTCGTGCACCAGCTCATCACCCTCTCGTACGACGGGGTCCGTCGGCGGGAGGGGGAGCAGCTGGCACCGAGGGAGCGGGACGCCGTGGCGCGCTGA